One genomic segment of Flagellimonas marinaquae includes these proteins:
- a CDS encoding TetR/AcrR family transcriptional regulator produces MREKIIQKATEMFLNLGFKSVTMDDLAHEMGISKKTIYSHYKNKTDLVQQTAMAMSDFIVCGIDDIVSLQKNPIEELYEIKRFVMTHLKDEKSSPLYQLQKYYPKIHSALKEIQFESTHRCVADNVKRGMELGIYRDNLNVEFVSRIYFMGITSIKDNSMFPTEIFSKAEILDLYLEYHLRGIVTPEGRKILNSIINSNKE; encoded by the coding sequence ATGAGGGAAAAAATAATTCAGAAAGCGACCGAAATGTTCTTAAACCTAGGGTTTAAGAGCGTTACCATGGACGATTTGGCGCACGAAATGGGCATTTCCAAAAAAACGATCTATTCCCATTACAAAAACAAAACCGATCTGGTACAACAAACCGCAATGGCCATGTCCGATTTTATTGTCTGTGGCATAGACGATATCGTGAGCTTACAAAAGAACCCTATTGAAGAGCTGTATGAGATCAAGAGGTTTGTAATGACCCATTTAAAAGATGAAAAATCATCACCCTTGTACCAGCTCCAAAAATATTACCCAAAAATACACTCGGCCCTTAAAGAAATCCAATTCGAAAGCACCCATCGCTGTGTAGCCGACAATGTAAAACGTGGCATGGAACTGGGCATTTATAGAGACAACCTTAACGTGGAATTTGTTTCCAGAATTTACTTTATGGGCATTACCAGTATCAAGGACAACAGCATGTTTCCCACAGAAATATTTAGTAAAGCCGAAATACTAGATCTCTATTTAGAATATCACTTAAGGGGCATTGTAACCCCCGAGGGAAGAAAAATACTCAATTCAATCATCAATTCAAACAAAGAATAA
- a CDS encoding RNA polymerase sigma factor: protein MAAKNDNHNNLTTFFNEEYGSLRSYVKSRIRDTSEQDAEDIVQDVALRIFSRPEDAIPITNVGGFVYNAIRNRIIDIMRGKKEKKLPSEEIDRQWREFAEFFYGDADNSYSTEMEQALKKAVEDLKPVYRDIVIAIDFEGYNYRQIAERTGIPAGTLMSRRHRAMSELSKKLEKIKEPEYGN from the coding sequence ATGGCAGCCAAAAACGACAACCATAACAATTTGACCACCTTTTTTAACGAGGAGTATGGTTCGTTGCGGTCATATGTAAAATCCAGGATCAGGGATACATCGGAACAGGACGCAGAAGATATTGTACAGGATGTTGCCCTACGGATATTTTCCCGGCCCGAGGATGCCATTCCCATAACCAATGTGGGCGGGTTTGTTTACAATGCAATACGGAACAGGATCATTGATATTATGCGAGGCAAAAAAGAGAAAAAACTCCCCAGCGAAGAAATCGACAGGCAATGGAGGGAATTTGCGGAGTTTTTCTACGGAGATGCGGACAATAGTTATTCCACAGAAATGGAGCAGGCCCTAAAAAAGGCCGTGGAAGACCTTAAACCCGTGTACCGCGACATTGTGATCGCCATAGATTTTGAAGGTTACAATTATAGACAGATTGCAGAAAGAACCGGAATACCGGCAGGCACTTTAATGTCCAGAAGGCACAGGGCCATGTCGGAGCTATCAAAAAAATTAGAAAAAATAAAAGAACCTGAATATGGAAACTAA
- a CDS encoding polyprenyl synthetase family protein: MSDIDIISKYREQFVTHLQARTQITDPRNLYEPIQYILGLGGKRLRPILALMTAEAFGGKAEKAMDVALAIEMFHNFSLVHDDIMDDAPLRRGKTTVHEKWDINTGILSGDAMLILSYQFFEGYPVKTYFELTKLFSKTALEVCEGQQYDVDFETRDDVTIPEYLKMIEYKTSVLVAAAMKMGAIVADADPKDADAIYEFGRNLGIAFQLQDDFLDAFGNPETFGKQIGGDIIENKKTYLYLKALQGATKDDKEGLLHLYSIKPEDSSTKVEAVKTIFEESGAVEETGKAIKKYTQMAFRALDETKLPEQSKELLQQFGESLMERTV; encoded by the coding sequence ATGTCAGATATCGATATCATTAGTAAGTATAGAGAGCAGTTTGTTACGCATCTCCAAGCCAGAACACAAATTACGGACCCACGGAATTTGTACGAACCGATCCAGTATATTCTGGGATTGGGCGGTAAACGATTACGCCCAATACTTGCGCTGATGACGGCCGAAGCATTTGGGGGCAAGGCCGAAAAAGCAATGGATGTTGCTTTGGCCATTGAGATGTTCCATAACTTCTCCTTGGTTCACGATGATATTATGGATGATGCCCCGTTACGACGGGGAAAGACCACGGTGCACGAAAAATGGGATATAAATACTGGAATTCTCTCTGGGGATGCTATGTTGATACTGTCCTATCAGTTTTTTGAGGGCTACCCGGTAAAAACCTATTTCGAGCTCACTAAATTATTCAGCAAAACCGCTTTGGAAGTATGCGAAGGCCAACAATACGATGTTGATTTTGAGACACGGGACGATGTGACCATCCCCGAATACTTAAAAATGATCGAGTATAAAACCTCCGTTTTGGTCGCTGCGGCCATGAAGATGGGGGCAATCGTTGCAGATGCGGACCCAAAAGACGCCGATGCCATTTACGAGTTCGGAAGAAACTTGGGGATCGCTTTTCAGTTACAGGACGATTTTTTGGATGCCTTTGGCAACCCGGAGACCTTTGGAAAACAGATAGGCGGGGATATTATAGAAAACAAGAAGACCTATTTATACCTAAAGGCCCTCCAAGGCGCCACCAAAGATGACAAAGAAGGCTTGTTGCACCTATATTCCATTAAACCTGAGGATTCCTCGACAAAAGTAGAGGCAGTGAAAACCATATTTGAAGAAAGTGGAGCGGTCGAAGAAACCGGAAAGGCCATAAAAAAGTATACACAAATGGCATTCCGTGCATTGGACGAAACCAAACTGCCGGAACAAAGTAAGGAGCTGCTACAACAATTTGGGGAAAGTTTAATGGAAAGGACCGTTTAA